In one window of Gammaproteobacteria bacterium DNA:
- a CDS encoding methionine adenosyltransferase, giving the protein MPNSRLFTSESVSEGHPDKVADQLSDAILDAILSQDPMARVACETVVKTGMVLIAGEITTEAWVDAEDIVRKTVNDIGYTSSDMGFDGDSCAVLTAIGKQSGDIAAGVDESEEHEQGAGDQGMMFGYASNETDVLMPAAITYAHRLVKRQSELRRNGVMPWLRPDAKSQVTIRYEDDQPVAVDAVVLSTQHSPDISHRDLTEAVIEEIIRPVLPAEWISANTKFFVNPTGRFVIGGPVGDCGLTGRKIIVDTYGGMARHGGGCFSGKDPTKVDRSAAYAGRYVAKNLVAAGIADRLEIQVSYAIGVAEPTSVMVDTFGTGRISDARIIELIREHFDLRPRGLIAMLDLRRPIYTPTAAYGHFGREDGDFPWENTDKADVLRDAAGL; this is encoded by the coding sequence ATGCCGAATTCACGTTTATTCACCTCCGAATCCGTGTCGGAGGGTCATCCCGACAAAGTCGCCGACCAACTCTCTGATGCCATTCTCGATGCCATTCTGAGCCAGGACCCCATGGCCCGGGTGGCCTGCGAAACCGTGGTCAAAACCGGCATGGTGCTCATCGCCGGTGAAATCACCACCGAGGCCTGGGTGGACGCCGAGGACATCGTCCGCAAAACCGTCAACGACATCGGCTACACCAGTTCGGACATGGGCTTTGACGGCGATTCCTGCGCCGTGCTCACCGCCATCGGCAAGCAATCGGGCGACATCGCCGCCGGGGTGGACGAAAGCGAGGAACACGAGCAGGGCGCCGGCGACCAGGGCATGATGTTTGGCTACGCCAGCAATGAAACCGACGTGCTCATGCCCGCCGCCATCACCTATGCCCACCGCCTGGTGAAGCGCCAGTCGGAACTGCGCCGCAACGGCGTCATGCCCTGGCTGCGCCCGGATGCCAAAAGCCAGGTCACCATCCGCTACGAGGACGACCAGCCCGTGGCCGTGGACGCGGTGGTGCTGTCCACCCAGCACAGCCCGGACATCAGCCACCGGGACCTGACCGAGGCGGTGATCGAGGAAATCATCCGCCCGGTACTGCCGGCGGAATGGATCAGCGCCAACACCAAGTTCTTTGTCAACCCCACGGGCCGTTTCGTCATCGGCGGGCCAGTGGGGGATTGCGGCCTGACCGGGCGCAAAATCATCGTCGACACCTACGGCGGCATGGCCCGCCACGGCGGCGGCTGCTTTTCCGGCAAGGACCCCACCAAAGTGGACCGCTCCGCCGCCTATGCCGGCCGCTACGTGGCCAAGAACCTGGTGGCCGCCGGCATTGCTGACCGCCTGGAAATCCAGGTGTCCTACGCTATCGGTGTGGCCGAACCCACCTCCGTCATGGTGGACACCTTCGGCACCGGCCGCATCTCCGATGCCCGCATCATCGAGCTCATCCGCGAGCATTTCGACCTGCGCCCACGCGGCCTGATCGCCATGCTGGACCTGCGCCGGCCCATCTACACCCCCACTGCCGCCTACGGCCACTTCGGCCGCGAAGACGGCGACTTCCCCTGGGAAAACACCGACAAGGCGGACGTGCTGCGAGACGCGGCGGGATTGTAA